From a single Planococcus shenhongbingii genomic region:
- a CDS encoding pilus assembly protein PilO, translating into MSSMTKSQKEKGLIILAIVFLLALGAYSYFMVYAPTKDARLQAEQTLSSERDVLISLQTQLKELPEGEKISTSELQQKVSIEPLSELLVLQIEQAELLSESLITDIGIVEEPVTLPVPVEGLENLQQVKTTVAFQTADYHGITTFIKEIEAMDRILVIDSIDFGANDEVTTVEAVKEPLDVTLSFSAYFRPDLIALADTLPKVDAPPPAGKMNPLPQNDGTALVEEEVAIPVEDETNVDVDVEVNVGADQSATDSQ; encoded by the coding sequence ATGAGCAGTATGACGAAAAGCCAGAAAGAAAAAGGCCTGATCATTTTAGCGATTGTCTTTTTATTGGCACTTGGAGCTTATTCCTATTTTATGGTCTATGCACCGACGAAAGATGCACGCTTACAGGCTGAACAAACTTTAAGCTCTGAACGCGACGTCTTGATCTCACTTCAGACGCAATTGAAAGAATTGCCAGAAGGCGAGAAAATTAGCACCAGCGAACTGCAGCAGAAAGTCTCAATCGAACCTTTATCAGAACTGCTTGTTTTGCAGATTGAACAAGCAGAGCTGCTTTCAGAATCGCTTATAACGGATATCGGCATTGTGGAAGAGCCGGTAACATTGCCGGTGCCGGTCGAAGGCCTGGAAAATCTTCAGCAAGTCAAAACCACTGTCGCTTTTCAGACAGCAGATTATCATGGCATTACGACATTCATCAAAGAAATCGAAGCGATGGACCGCATCCTGGTCATTGACTCGATCGACTTTGGCGCCAATGATGAAGTGACGACTGTGGAAGCGGTAAAAGAACCGCTTGACGTCACGCTGAGCTTTTCCGCATATTTCCGTCCGGATCTGATCGCTTTAGCTGACACACTTCCGAAAGTCGATGCACCGCCGCCAGCCGGCAAGATGAATCCGTTGCCGCAAAACGACGGCACGGCTTTAGTTGAGGAAGAGGTAGCCATACCTGTCGAAGACGAGACGAACGTTGATGTAGACGTTGAAGTCAATGTCGGAGCCGACCAATCAGCAACTGACAGCCAGTAA